The Metopolophium dirhodum isolate CAU chromosome 4, ASM1992520v1, whole genome shotgun sequence DNA window TTTGCAGGACtagaaataagtttttattatttgtggtaTTTATGTTTATCTAAATAGTTATctctccatttttttttaatcattaaataagtttgaaatttttttaagcgGTCTCCCTATCTACTATGAACATTATATACTTGTAACCAGGATTTTTTTAGGGGTGTGTAttcgttttatatttaaatataacactgGGGCTTTAAATACTCCTTTATAGTCAATAGTCACTAGTCATCGatcttcataaataaatatctttgtAAATATCTAATATGAAATAGAACcatatgacattataatattattttgtagaaatTTGAATCATATAGTTCATACATTGAACTAATAAGAAGTGGTGTTCCAACTGTTTAGTCCAATCCTTATAAACAGTTtcacaaattttattttgacttaCAACTTATCTCAGGCACGTAAATAGGTGCTTATTTTGGGAGGGAGGCAATTACCCTTTTTCAGAAAAGTTGAGGCTTAAAAAATgtgctaattaattattagttactacAATATGGTCTTGGGGGAAGGGGGGCAATCACTCCCACCTCCCCCCTTCATTACGTGCTTGACTTATCTAAGTATTGTTTGTACTTCCTGGTATACATTTAATCATCGAGTATTTAACCgtttttcctttttatttaatttcatagttGTACTTTTATTCCtgaaatattcatatataatattgatcactagaaatcatactgttttttgCATCAGTATACATTAATTActaaataagattattatttgtttcaatatctgtataaattgtaaatctaatatgaatatatatatatttatataattttattcatatttattatttttgttattattattataggatttccaaaagaaaatgaaattattgaattgTTACCATGCATAATATGCAATCGTTCATTCCGTCCAAGTTTATTACAACGTCACTCAACTATATGCCAAAAAAACGCTAAAAAACGTAAGGTACCATTTGATTCATCTAAACAGCGTAGACAAGGTACTGATATGGCAGCATATTTACCACATATGAAAAAGGCTCAAGATGCCTATATTGGcatagaaaattcaaaaaaaaactgGAAAGCTAAGCATGAAGAGCTTGTTAGAGCTGTGAAAGCAGCACGAGGTGAAAAAGTTGATGAAAAACTACCGACTAAACCTGTTGACTCTGAAGAATGTCCACATTGTGCACGAAATTTTGGACCTAAATCGTATGATCGACATGTAGAGTTTTGCAGAGAAAAAGCTCAGCGAATATCTACTGCACCAGTGATAAGTCAAGTAGCTAAAGAACGGCTTGAAGCAAGAATAAAAgttagtatatttaattaaaaatgtaatgggtACCTATTTTTAGttcttaattatattgaattaaaaaaaaaaaatgttttgtagacgttgatttgtttattatttaagatttttattttatttctatttttagtaCCGTGCTCCTCCACTTAAGTCACAGCGTACAGTTACTAAAGAGAAAtattctccaaaaattaaaagttttactCGAGATGTTTCAAGTGTACCAATAAAAGTGATACAaccattaaaaactattaaaaaaagaacCCCGCCAAATAGAAATATTGTATGTAAGTACATTTAGTTTTTTACCTACAAACTAATTATATATTCTTAAGTCATCCATCAAAAacagtcatatattataatgtaccatcTATACTCAATGGTGagtatgtattttgtattttagaacTGACTTTATGCAATATGCATGCATATTACCACCcacattaaaacaatattttattcataaatatacattaaaagaTATGGTTtgtttaagttaattaaataaaagtattctagtataggtacatttaatattaatattatttaatgtaaatgaAACAGAATCAGAAATGTCTTACAGTTTGGATGTTATTCAAggactattaattataatattagtctagactaggtatttaaataatttgtttcctTAAGTGAGTGAAGGAGAAcccattgtattatttatatttagatatcTGTATTTATAATCTCTCCCTTTATCTGGCTGTAAGTTAACTTTTCTAAAACacatatgttattaattattataaaggaaGACACATGACATTGTTAATTATAGAACTcaattatatacacaaaaaaatacatttaatttcattatatagtttgtattttaaatgtatattgtaaaatctatgaaaacataaatattatttgaagatAGAAAGAtagtaaactaaaaaaaaaaataagttataacaataatattaaattaatttttatagctaatatCCCACGTCAACTGTCAACAGTAGTGAAAAAGAAAGACCAAATATCAAAAAGTCTCAATGGGTAATAACCgctattatgttaaatatgtttgtaatttttaaattaattgagtGTTATTCTTTTagggttaaaaataaaatatacttgccTCAAAAGCCAGATCTAAAAAATGAAACAGTTATGAAGAAATCTGAATCGGCCTATATCCTTAGTTCTCAAAATCACATAAAACAAGGAGTTAATAAGATGGtcaataattttgacaaaaaaaaaatttcaaagtcGTGAGTGGAAAGTATAATGTATTTCAATGTTTGAATAAGCTGTGAATTGattgataattaaaatgtataaatacatatttaaaaaattttgcatttaattcgttaaaaagaaaaaaaatattgtatataaatgattataaggTAACTTTTACAGAAATTATACaagtaaataactttaatacaaCTTTTAGCGGAAGCCGAGGCGGAAGCATGcaattttatgcaaaatattgaaaatcaaattgtcatattattacatgCTTAACAGAAGATGAAttctaacattatttaaaaacatttgctcattatattgaatatagaaATCATTGagaattgtaaaatattgataaataagaataaaaaataggACTAAAAAACGCTACTCCTTTGAATCTAGGTCTAGTGTTAGAAAATCATGTGTTATAAggtcagatattataatattaagtgtcataaaaatcaaatgttataaaatatatttctcatAAAAATCATATGTCATAAaagttatgtacctattataaaaattacagtagatataaaaaattgaattaactatatattatgtgtgaattaaaatgttaatgttaaacaattaaaaaaaaaggaataattgtaaaaatgtttaaaatttaaaatttgaagcaATTGCTTTAAGAAATTCTTTTATATCATACTCAGGGTTCTGTTCTAATCgttaacatatattttgtagtcgGATATTTTGGTCGTTTGTATTTTTGGAAATGGACGTTGAGTTTGTTATTAAGCGTTCTACGGTTACTTCTGTTTCTTTCTGCTCTTTTTGTATTCCTCGGATaacaaataaagataacatttagctaaaacgattaaacgataaggaacatgtatgtatgtaggtacactaataatattatattataacacatgatTTTTATGAGAAATCCGTTTTATAACACATGACTCTTATGagacttaaatttataacactTGACTTTCTAACATATGACTTTCGAACACTTGACATAGTACCACTCCTTTAGCTATAAACACTGAGAAATACTATTGTTTTCATACTTTTGAACagaaattgttatatataaaaaaaaaaatccatctaaagtaaaaattaaatatacaattcacAATAACAACGGGTGCCAAATGTTATACCAACAGTatggtatatgtataataaatgatgaacatgaaataatattaactgtagAGTTGTATAAAATTCTTATCTTGACTATTCAACTTATCGAAAGTTACATACATTAAACATAGACGAATAGAATTTATTTCTATacaagaaatataaaatgtacttagATGACAAGATAAAACTCTTTTGTTCAATTTATTCAGAAATTAGTTGATAATGGTTCAAACATgcttattgtattgtaaaagataataatattaagaaaccatTACGTATGCCACTTAatacattgattataattttattaaatacagtttattaataattaataggatACCTATCTACTTCATACTACAACctgatgttataaaatataattaaaatgctaatattgtGTTAGAATGTTAGAAAAATAACTCTTTGACATTGAGTACAATATTCTTAACAATTTTGATTCCAACCCTAAAattgcttaaaatatttaaaaaaaactattttattgtaattttgtaacgattaaaagtatttatgtaGACTTaatctataaacaaaatattctaatttaatttactgaaataaaaataattttgatataattttatgttaatacctatgaaaaagtatttatttatcatttataaataataattattattaaagtaggcACTAAAATTAATTGCATCTAGATTTTCTTTATTGAATCCATAACATTTGTCAGTCAAGATGATTATATGTTGGaaataaatgttcaatgttaatttcttagatattatatagtgtgATTACAATTTAAAGAAACACTAAATATTTCAGCTGGAGTATCATGAATTTGATTCGGGTTATTTTTTCTGATTAGAAGACTTaatattgcaattatttttgaatttgtttcaaACGAAAACTTACCTTTTttctttgaatttaaattacattcattatttttttttgaagaactggctgaaatagttttttctatctTAGAATACACAAATTTACcacatattactataatatttatgtcgTCTTCTTGGTAACTcagtatacaattttcatagaaaaaattacttcaacttgatatttttagtataacttaaatgaatattattagaagctgaaaaaaatattaaacacattagtatattaaaattagtgtcaataaataattaagtagaaTAAATTAAGACCTGAAGTTTGTTACTCTTGTATATTAATTTCCAAGGTTATTAATTTAGGGAGCTGTAGTAGGTTAACACGACAATACAGGTTTAAAAAGGCTctcgaaaaaaattgttttaaattgtatagcttgtatttttattcttttaatgaTGTGGGATTGTCCTATGTACTTAACAATCAGCTAATGTAGTAAATGTAGTTATGTATGAGTAACGGTCATAGagattatttcttataaaatccttaaaatattatttcttaatctttattctttataatCAATACAgctttttgaaaacattttatgttaattgttgtaaaatatcaatacattgtgatttttattgttttagccAACCACATTTGGATATTTACAACCCTTGTTTGGATAGCTACGATCCATTTAAATCAGCTGAACAACAAATGAAAGAACTCGATCTAGACATAAACATAATTGACATTGGTCTTAAAAATCCATTAAATATTACCACATCTGATAATATAGAAAATCTTCAATTGTCTCCAACATCTGCATTCGTTAAATATTCACCAGTCTCTCCTTTAGTATCGTCTCCAGATAATATTGAAAACGCATTTCCCAATGAATTTCACTCTGACACTAATCTTAACAGTCATCCTTTACATAATCTAAGCAATTTAAGTTTGTGTTCTATTGTTAGTATTGAATCagctgattttaataataaaactcataGTGCTATGGTACGAGGTACAGATCATCCAAAAAGTCCTACAAAACGAAACATCGCTcataatcataaaaaacatataGCTATTGAAAATATGCTTTATGGTGATAATGAAAAAGATAAATCAAATCTCAATTTTGATTTGGCGGAACGAGAACTTTTAAAATCTGTGTCGGAATTTGAAAACTTGTTGAAAATAacagatgatgatgatataGTATCACCATCTTTAAATAGAACCTCTGCCCTTAGTATGATCAACGGAATTAATTCTAATAGCAGTGCTGATTCAGCTTACGGAAGGTAAGGCGAGCAATCAATGGTGTTTCAATTGTCATCGGGTACTTGCACGGTTTGAACGGGTTTCATTTGGAATCCAACACTTACTGATTTTTGCCAAAATCAGCCTAACACGGGTAGTtaacacattaaaattattaacatatttgataattatagcacattataacacatattttattatggtttTGCTTATTTGGTCTAGATATGAACACCGAGTATACaacattgattaattaatttttttcatttaaaaaaaatgttacttagctaagcaaaaataaacaaaatgagTATgccatttttttactaatcataAGTATTTACTtagaataattcatttttttttttcatttaataaagtGCATTGTATTTTTGGCATCTGTTACTAAAGCAAATGATGTGTTCACCAGAttgtgtgtttgttttaaataattaattaaaatataatagttcacTCAAACCTGACACctaataacacattttataaattataaaatcaaataactcATTAATCACTAAACACTACCTATAaagtaatagtttataaaatatcaccTAGAACTACTttatcaatcaaattattatagaaaataatccaattcattttataatttaataaagttctttttatgtttatattagtgaagatttttgcaaattaataataattgtacagatttatattatataagttaatttataggtattattataatatataatattattaattattgatgtatat harbors:
- the LOC132943102 gene encoding uncharacterized protein LOC132943102 isoform X1, which gives rise to MIQQHTYCYLPAQVCVLPTYYYRRVVRYFVVAILREIHFPKMDQAHYDEGFPKENEIIELLPCIICNRSFRPSLLQRHSTICQKNAKKRKVPFDSSKQRRQGTDMAAYLPHMKKAQDAYIGIENSKKNWKAKHEELVRAVKAARGEKVDEKLPTKPVDSEECPHCARNFGPKSYDRHVEFCREKAQRISTAPVISQVAKERLEARIKYRAPPLKSQRTVTKEKYSPKIKSFTRDVSSVPIKVIQPLKTIKKRTPPNRNIVSNIPRQLSTVVKKKDQISKSLNGVKNKIYLPQKPDLKNETVMKKSESAYILSSQNHIKQGVNKMVNNFDKKKISKSQPHLDIYNPCLDSYDPFKSAEQQMKELDLDINIIDIGLKNPLNITTSDNIENLQLSPTSAFVKYSPVSPLVSSPDNIENAFPNEFHSDTNLNSHPLHNLSNLSLCSIVSIESADFNNKTHSAMVRGTDHPKSPTKRNIAHNHKKHIAIENMLYGDNEKDKSNLNFDLAERELLKSVSEFENLLKITDDDDIVSPSLNRTSALSMINGINSNSSADSAYGSLNRKTEQATTDNYLTLLKAAKFCHECGFKYPIVDIKFCTECGMRRIVS
- the LOC132943102 gene encoding uncharacterized protein LOC132943102 isoform X2, with the translated sequence MKKIQGQFRALSRSTLSTAHLFCLYSTRFPKENEIIELLPCIICNRSFRPSLLQRHSTICQKNAKKRKVPFDSSKQRRQGTDMAAYLPHMKKAQDAYIGIENSKKNWKAKHEELVRAVKAARGEKVDEKLPTKPVDSEECPHCARNFGPKSYDRHVEFCREKAQRISTAPVISQVAKERLEARIKYRAPPLKSQRTVTKEKYSPKIKSFTRDVSSVPIKVIQPLKTIKKRTPPNRNIVSNIPRQLSTVVKKKDQISKSLNGVKNKIYLPQKPDLKNETVMKKSESAYILSSQNHIKQGVNKMVNNFDKKKISKSQPHLDIYNPCLDSYDPFKSAEQQMKELDLDINIIDIGLKNPLNITTSDNIENLQLSPTSAFVKYSPVSPLVSSPDNIENAFPNEFHSDTNLNSHPLHNLSNLSLCSIVSIESADFNNKTHSAMVRGTDHPKSPTKRNIAHNHKKHIAIENMLYGDNEKDKSNLNFDLAERELLKSVSEFENLLKITDDDDIVSPSLNRTSALSMINGINSNSSADSAYGSLNRKTEQATTDNYLTLLKAAKFCHECGFKYPIVDIKFCTECGMRRIVS
- the LOC132943102 gene encoding uncharacterized protein LOC132943102 isoform X3, with the protein product MLPCVSYRRYSLLASHQIRRFPKENEIIELLPCIICNRSFRPSLLQRHSTICQKNAKKRKVPFDSSKQRRQGTDMAAYLPHMKKAQDAYIGIENSKKNWKAKHEELVRAVKAARGEKVDEKLPTKPVDSEECPHCARNFGPKSYDRHVEFCREKAQRISTAPVISQVAKERLEARIKYRAPPLKSQRTVTKEKYSPKIKSFTRDVSSVPIKVIQPLKTIKKRTPPNRNIVSNIPRQLSTVVKKKDQISKSLNGVKNKIYLPQKPDLKNETVMKKSESAYILSSQNHIKQGVNKMVNNFDKKKISKSQPHLDIYNPCLDSYDPFKSAEQQMKELDLDINIIDIGLKNPLNITTSDNIENLQLSPTSAFVKYSPVSPLVSSPDNIENAFPNEFHSDTNLNSHPLHNLSNLSLCSIVSIESADFNNKTHSAMVRGTDHPKSPTKRNIAHNHKKHIAIENMLYGDNEKDKSNLNFDLAERELLKSVSEFENLLKITDDDDIVSPSLNRTSALSMINGINSNSSADSAYGSLNRKTEQATTDNYLTLLKAAKFCHECGFKYPIVDIKFCTECGMRRIVS